In Sphingobacteriaceae bacterium, the following are encoded in one genomic region:
- a CDS encoding SAM-dependent methyltransferase codes for MNKRGKLYLIPVPISEEEGLQHLPELNHTIVNTLQYFISENAKTCRKHLKIFGYPAIDQAQIYELNQHTPINELQGLIKPLLEGDDLGLMSDAGVPGVADPGAPILEMAHHHQIEVIPLTGPSSVLFAVMSSGFNGQNFAFVGYLPRENNALKKRVQELERLCKKEKQAQYFIETPYRNKQLFEFLLKNLTGDTKLYVGINLTGKKSLNKSASVADWKKMSEPEFHKIPAIFGIF; via the coding sequence GTGAATAAGCGAGGTAAATTGTATTTAATACCGGTACCCATTAGTGAAGAAGAAGGCCTTCAGCACCTGCCCGAATTAAATCATACTATTGTAAATACTTTACAGTATTTTATTTCCGAAAACGCAAAAACATGCAGAAAACACCTTAAAATTTTTGGTTACCCCGCCATTGATCAGGCTCAAATTTATGAACTAAATCAACATACACCTATAAATGAATTACAAGGGTTAATTAAACCTTTACTTGAAGGTGATGATTTAGGGTTAATGAGTGACGCAGGGGTGCCTGGCGTGGCCGACCCCGGTGCACCTATTCTGGAAATGGCACATCATCATCAAATTGAAGTAATCCCATTAACTGGTCCAAGTTCGGTTTTGTTTGCTGTTATGTCAAGTGGATTTAATGGTCAGAATTTTGCTTTTGTGGGGTATCTTCCCCGTGAGAATAATGCTTTAAAAAAGAGGGTACAAGAATTGGAGCGTTTATGTAAAAAAGAAAAACAGGCGCAATATTTTATTGAAACACCTTACAGGAACAAACAGTTATTTGAGTTTTTGCTCAAAAATTTAACAGGTGATACAAAATTATACGTTGGCATTAATTTAACCGGTAAAAAATCGTTGAACAAAAGTGCTTCTGTAGCGGATTGGAAAAAGATGAGTGAACCTGAATTCCATAAAATTCCGGCCATTTTCGGCATCTTTTAA
- a CDS encoding phosphatidate cytidylyltransferase produces the protein MALNIKTLLTRSITGIVFVMVLLSFMLWNYYSFSLFFFVVAMIGLYEFYKISGKLNAKPLIVPGYVFAVLLYLSNCLFDFDDLGLNMKMVILGTKISLALGFILIFTGSILSRKENAIHDALFTIGGVIYVVLPLSLLNQLVFNVETGYTYDPKMVLGIILLIWCNDTFAYLGGSLFGKRKLIERISPGKTWEGTFTGIILSFALSFLLNTLLIPLPNYLWMIMGVLVPIFATLGDLIESKLKREADVKDSGKLMPGHGGILDRFDSLLLVSPMVYLLLLLLKV, from the coding sequence ATGGCGCTAAACATTAAAACATTACTCACCCGATCAATCACAGGAATAGTGTTTGTTATGGTTTTGTTAAGCTTTATGCTTTGGAATTATTACAGTTTTAGCCTCTTTTTCTTTGTGGTAGCTATGATAGGTTTGTATGAATTTTACAAAATTTCGGGTAAACTAAACGCAAAGCCATTAATAGTACCAGGTTACGTCTTTGCTGTTTTGTTGTATTTAAGTAATTGCCTGTTTGATTTCGATGATTTAGGTCTTAACATGAAAATGGTAATTTTGGGCACTAAAATTAGTTTGGCTTTAGGTTTTATTTTAATTTTTACCGGTTCAATTTTATCCAGAAAAGAAAATGCCATTCACGATGCTTTATTTACAATTGGAGGGGTAATTTATGTTGTTTTGCCGTTATCGCTATTAAATCAATTGGTTTTTAATGTAGAAACAGGTTATACTTATGATCCAAAAATGGTATTAGGGATAATACTTTTGATTTGGTGTAATGATACCTTTGCATATTTAGGCGGAAGTTTGTTTGGCAAACGAAAATTGATAGAAAGAATTTCTCCCGGTAAAACTTGGGAAGGTACATTTACAGGTATAATACTGTCTTTTGCGCTTAGTTTTTTATTAAATACCCTGCTCATCCCACTTCCTAATTATTTATGGATGATTATGGGCGTTTTAGTTCCGATATTTGCTACGTTAGGAGATTTAATAGAAAGTAAATTAAAAAGGGAAGCAGATGTAAAGGATAGCGGAAAGTTAATGCCCGGCCATGGAGGCATACTGGATAGATTTGATAGTTTGCTTTTGGTTTCGCCGATGGTTTATCTGCTTTTACTTTTGCTTAAAGTTTAA
- the tilS gene encoding tRNA lysidine(34) synthetase TilS: MEQAVFQYIKAQKLFKEKDEILLALSGGVDSVVLVKILSQKYKVTVAHCNFMLRGKESDADETFCKGMASKLGVQFLSKKLNAAAYATKNGLSIQMAARELRYNWFKEILQKKKLDYLVTAHHHDDNIETFFLNLFKGSGTKGLKGMQSLESTSIKPLLPFTKDQIINYAKINKLKFREDSSNTKTLYERNFIRLELVPLIQKKFPMFEEVMKKNFRNLREEHTIINSVLDKATEKHVFIKKDVVYVALSFFKKCKYKNSFLNYLLTPYQFNSTQIDQIIACLTSKSSVGKKFLSKEFVLTVEREFLTIVNHKIKKENLMLKDLKEIQHVKFLEFSFVKKFEKVLKNELIIHKNDLVFPLTIRTRKTGDKFKPFGMKGFKLLSDFFKDEKVSNAQRDKVKLLVNNNGDIIWVMGLRSDERYRVNSKEKDLIKLKYLE, from the coding sequence GTGGAGCAAGCCGTATTTCAATACATTAAAGCACAAAAACTATTTAAAGAGAAAGATGAAATACTTTTGGCCTTAAGTGGTGGGGTTGATTCAGTGGTTTTGGTAAAGATATTATCACAAAAGTATAAAGTTACGGTAGCACATTGCAATTTTATGCTCAGAGGTAAAGAAAGTGATGCCGATGAAACATTTTGCAAAGGAATGGCTTCAAAATTAGGGGTGCAATTTCTCTCTAAAAAATTGAATGCCGCTGCATACGCCACAAAAAATGGTCTAAGTATCCAAATGGCGGCCCGTGAATTACGTTATAATTGGTTCAAAGAGATTTTGCAGAAAAAAAAACTTGACTATTTAGTTACAGCCCATCATCATGATGATAATATTGAAACTTTTTTTCTGAATTTGTTTAAAGGAAGCGGAACAAAAGGCTTAAAAGGTATGCAATCTTTAGAGAGCACAAGTATTAAACCTCTTTTACCATTTACCAAAGATCAAATAATAAATTATGCCAAAATAAATAAGCTAAAATTCAGAGAAGACTCTAGTAACACTAAAACTCTTTACGAACGAAATTTTATTCGATTGGAGTTGGTACCACTTATTCAGAAAAAGTTCCCAATGTTTGAAGAGGTTATGAAAAAGAATTTCAGAAATTTAAGGGAAGAGCATACAATCATTAATTCAGTATTAGACAAGGCGACTGAAAAACATGTTTTTATTAAAAAAGATGTTGTTTATGTAGCATTAAGTTTTTTTAAAAAGTGCAAGTATAAAAATAGTTTTTTAAATTACCTTTTAACGCCTTATCAATTTAATTCAACTCAAATAGATCAAATTATTGCTTGTTTAACTTCCAAATCCAGTGTTGGTAAGAAGTTTTTAAGCAAAGAATTTGTACTCACTGTAGAAAGAGAGTTTCTTACCATTGTTAATCACAAAATAAAAAAAGAGAATTTGATGCTAAAAGATTTAAAAGAAATTCAGCATGTAAAATTTTTAGAATTCAGTTTTGTGAAAAAATTTGAGAAGGTTTTGAAAAATGAACTGATAATTCACAAAAATGATTTGGTATTTCCTTTAACCATTCGTACCCGCAAAACGGGCGATAAGTTTAAACCTTTTGGCATGAAGGGTTTTAAATTGCTGAGTGATTTTTTTAAAGACGAAAAAGTGAGCAATGCTCAAAGAGATAAAGTAAAGTTATTGGTAAATAATAACGGCGATATTATTTGGGTGATGGGATTAAGAAGTGACGAGCGTTACCGGGTAAATAGCAAAGAAAAAGATCTTATTAAATTAAAATACCTTGAATAA
- a CDS encoding HDIG domain-containing protein, with product MIFEYLRAKHNLILKLFIVFISAIIIAFLQPTSEVKGHLVDEFDPLWVYQDLIAEKSLLIPKDPTKLKKEIVELKSEAPIFFTENKEEYNLKTKELANLSNKYKEYIVQIIDSIHYSEIIEDLGFDKHKKIILVNSRDGYSRVTDFQNVFTIDSVRKFIKYKLESDNQTEVNESDILPFLTITYYFDKEKTERYLDEKVKSVSIYEHVIKPGDLLVKKGEALTKYKRQLVNSYYKEINSESKRSLGKTVSAVILFSVLLILLLFYLAFFRQSVFGQNKEVFFLFFLVVCATLTTSVFFNLGLIMYALPYCLIPILVRVFFDSRTALFTHLITVLMVSFFMADKLEFILLQLTAGIGTLFAVAEMRKRQQIFMSGVVTLVIYFLVFFSYQKFNGNEGFVTKLSAYLPFVISSSLVLMAFPLIYLSEKVFGFISDFKLLELSDLNQPLLRRLSQDVPGTFQHSLQVANLAEEVIYYIGGNSLLVRTGAMYHDIGKLFNPKYFTENQLGGYSPHMEMQPQESAKIIIEHVIKGVELAKKHKLPEQIIDFIRTHHGTTSTAYFLNIYKKDRKISEQEDKLFRYPGPIPFSKETAVLMLADAVEASSRSLKITDALTINDLVDQIIDAKIAQNQLINSDITFKDITLIKKIFKQRLMNIYHVRIEYPV from the coding sequence ATGATTTTTGAATACTTAAGAGCTAAACACAATTTAATTTTAAAACTATTCATTGTATTCATTAGTGCTATTATAATTGCATTTTTACAACCAACTTCTGAAGTCAAAGGCCATTTAGTGGATGAATTTGACCCCTTATGGGTTTATCAGGATTTAATTGCCGAAAAATCATTACTTATACCTAAAGATCCTACTAAATTGAAAAAAGAGATCGTAGAATTAAAAAGCGAAGCTCCTATCTTTTTTACTGAGAATAAAGAAGAATATAATTTAAAAACAAAAGAACTCGCTAATTTATCTAATAAGTACAAAGAGTACATTGTTCAAATTATAGACTCTATTCATTACTCAGAAATAATTGAGGATCTAGGTTTTGATAAACATAAAAAAATTATCTTGGTTAATTCGAGAGATGGTTATTCGAGGGTTACCGACTTCCAAAATGTATTTACTATAGATTCTGTGAGAAAGTTTATTAAATATAAACTGGAAAGTGACAATCAAACGGAAGTTAACGAAAGTGATATTCTTCCTTTTCTAACAATTACTTATTATTTTGATAAGGAAAAAACGGAAAGGTATTTAGATGAAAAAGTGAAGTCTGTTTCCATTTACGAGCATGTAATTAAACCGGGAGATCTTTTGGTGAAAAAAGGAGAAGCATTAACAAAATATAAAAGGCAATTAGTGAATTCTTATTACAAAGAAATTAATTCTGAGAGTAAAAGATCATTGGGCAAAACAGTAAGTGCTGTTATTTTATTTTCTGTACTCTTAATTCTTCTTCTTTTTTATCTCGCCTTTTTCAGGCAATCGGTTTTTGGTCAAAACAAAGAAGTTTTCTTTTTATTTTTTCTTGTGGTATGTGCCACACTAACTACTTCTGTATTTTTCAATTTGGGCTTAATCATGTATGCTCTTCCTTATTGTTTGATTCCTATTTTGGTTCGCGTATTTTTTGATAGTCGCACCGCTTTATTCACCCATTTAATTACAGTTTTAATGGTTAGTTTTTTTATGGCGGATAAATTGGAGTTTATCCTACTTCAATTAACTGCGGGTATTGGCACCTTGTTTGCTGTTGCAGAAATGAGAAAAAGGCAGCAAATTTTTATGTCGGGTGTTGTTACACTGGTCATTTATTTTCTGGTATTTTTCAGTTATCAAAAATTCAATGGAAATGAAGGTTTCGTTACTAAATTGAGTGCTTATTTGCCATTTGTAATTAGTTCATCATTGGTACTTATGGCCTTTCCTCTTATATATTTGAGTGAAAAAGTTTTTGGCTTCATTTCCGATTTTAAATTACTTGAATTGTCGGATTTAAACCAACCTTTATTAAGAAGATTGTCACAGGATGTTCCGGGTACTTTTCAACATAGTTTACAGGTGGCGAATTTGGCGGAAGAGGTTATTTACTACATAGGAGGTAACTCATTGCTGGTTAGAACAGGAGCTATGTATCATGACATCGGCAAATTATTTAATCCGAAATATTTTACCGAAAATCAATTAGGCGGTTACAGTCCGCATATGGAAATGCAGCCTCAAGAAAGCGCTAAAATTATAATCGAACATGTAATAAAGGGTGTTGAATTAGCTAAAAAACATAAGCTTCCCGAACAAATCATCGATTTTATTCGAACCCATCACGGTACAACAAGTACAGCCTACTTTTTAAATATTTATAAAAAAGACCGAAAAATAAGTGAACAGGAAGATAAATTGTTTAGGTATCCGGGCCCTATTCCATTTAGTAAAGAAACTGCTGTACTTATGCTAGCCGATGCCGTGGAGGCTTCTTCAAGAAGTCTTAAAATTACTGACGCGTTAACCATCAATGATTTGGTAGACCAGATTATTGACGCTAAAATAGCCCAAAATCAGCTTATTAATTCAGACATTACCTTTAAGGACATCACTTTAATTAAAAAAATCTTCAAGCAACGACTAATGAATATTTACCATGTGCGTATTGAATACCCCGTATAG
- a CDS encoding polysaccharide biosynthesis/export family protein: MLKTPRDYTYDQLNDSIGQLDYKIAANDAILYRVFTNDGFKLIDLASTSNAFRSDIDVTVESDGMIKMPLIGRLPVEGLTINEAEKLMEEKYSEYYVKPFVTLRVINKRVIVFPGNSGAAKVITLSNNSTTLLEVIAQAGGIPEDGKAYKAKLIRKNIDPQQKPLVYLADLSKIEGLKVANTKVQANDIIYVEPRYRALKTFATELAPLISIITSFLILYQFSKLR; the protein is encoded by the coding sequence ATGCTCAAAACCCCAAGAGATTATACATATGATCAATTGAATGATTCTATAGGACAGTTAGATTATAAAATAGCAGCTAATGATGCGATATTATACAGAGTATTTACTAACGACGGATTTAAATTAATCGACTTAGCCAGTACCTCAAATGCCTTCAGATCGGATATTGATGTTACCGTAGAAAGCGATGGAATGATAAAAATGCCATTAATCGGCAGATTACCGGTTGAAGGTTTAACCATTAATGAAGCTGAAAAATTAATGGAAGAAAAATATTCAGAATATTACGTTAAACCCTTTGTAACGTTAAGGGTAATAAACAAGCGTGTCATCGTATTTCCGGGAAATAGCGGGGCTGCAAAAGTTATCACCTTATCTAATAACAGCACAACGCTTTTAGAGGTAATTGCTCAAGCCGGAGGGATACCGGAAGATGGAAAAGCCTATAAAGCTAAATTAATTCGAAAAAATATTGACCCACAGCAAAAGCCATTGGTTTACCTGGCTGATTTATCTAAAATAGAAGGTTTAAAAGTGGCCAATACGAAGGTTCAGGCCAATGACATCATTTATGTTGAGCCCCGATACCGCGCGCTTAAAACATTTGCTACTGAATTAGCCCCATTAATATCCATCATAACCAGTTTTTTAATTCTTTATCAATTCTCCAAATTGAGATAA
- a CDS encoding polysaccharide biosynthesis tyrosine autokinase — protein MYNPQVSSNNNQLKDITERLNSNFDIGILVYLFHKSRFWIICFFVASFICGYLYLRYSNIVYESRAIIQIADASKDNLLRLNNIDQGTNVLAEAVEQLKSKIFLKNYVVENLDISVNYFSQGTFKSNDLYNNSPYKLKVNVKNKGIYGNKIVVQINKDLKGGALNFGNRIEKFEFNKWLKLEEFDINIYLNPEMSESEIFATLEENKGLYFTLSDIDVVTAQIASKLEIKITNEYAKTLMIRVKDFNPTKSSDIVNAVIEEYLTYDITRKSESSRKILDFIESQLGNVYNELRLTESDLQKFRKEKNIGGKETILNSELARYSKLEDQLLQIELDEKIIEEIQNKINAKKSIDIYELISLISGTEYEDLIKEITQSIQKLLLEKENMLYSVTPNSKQIEQINYQIENQRKLLIESLNSVKIKYRTKYKNLLEKSSSYKSKFNQNPEDEVEFSRLTRLYSINEKYYTLLLEKKTEYSISKASAVSKNVILEKAQGNGVKISPSTRNTILISFLSGLLLSAALLFIRYIFHDKIYTLSDITKYSSGNVALLGIVPKYPNNIPVSQLIVDKNPKALISEAFRTIRTNLGFISNTAGSKIISITSTISGEGKTFVAINIAGILAFTGKKVIIIDLDMRKPKIHKGFGVTNNIGMSTILTNTSSIEECYNLSPMENLKFITAGPSPPNPSELIMSSKLNEVIEYLKKEFDYIVIDNAPIGLVTDGIVTIQKADFPIYVFRAGYSKKMFTQILDKLKNESKIKNLSVVLNDVDISRKIYSYNYGYGYGYGYGGGYGGGYYTDEEDFKRKSKKKS, from the coding sequence ATGTATAACCCGCAGGTTTCGAGTAATAATAATCAGCTGAAGGATATAACAGAAAGGCTTAATAGCAATTTTGATATTGGCATACTTGTTTATTTATTTCACAAAAGTAGATTTTGGATCATTTGCTTTTTTGTGGCTTCCTTTATCTGTGGCTATTTGTACTTACGCTATAGTAATATTGTGTATGAATCTAGAGCTATTATTCAAATTGCCGATGCCAGTAAAGACAATTTACTCCGATTGAATAATATAGATCAAGGTACTAATGTATTGGCAGAGGCTGTTGAGCAGTTGAAATCTAAAATTTTTTTAAAGAACTATGTTGTTGAAAATTTAGATATTTCTGTAAATTATTTTAGTCAAGGTACCTTTAAAAGCAACGATTTATATAACAATTCTCCTTACAAGTTAAAAGTTAACGTTAAGAACAAAGGAATTTATGGGAATAAAATTGTGGTTCAAATTAATAAAGATTTAAAAGGCGGTGCACTTAACTTTGGTAACAGAATTGAAAAATTTGAATTTAATAAATGGCTTAAATTAGAGGAATTTGATATCAATATTTATTTGAATCCTGAAATGTCGGAGTCGGAAATTTTTGCCACTTTAGAAGAAAATAAAGGGCTTTATTTCACACTTTCTGATATTGATGTTGTTACAGCTCAAATAGCATCTAAACTCGAAATAAAAATTACTAATGAGTACGCAAAAACATTAATGATTAGGGTTAAAGATTTTAACCCAACTAAAAGTTCAGATATTGTAAACGCAGTGATTGAAGAATATCTTACTTATGATATAACACGAAAAAGTGAAAGTTCACGTAAGATTTTAGATTTCATCGAAAGTCAACTGGGTAATGTGTATAATGAATTAAGATTAACAGAGAGTGATCTACAGAAGTTTCGAAAGGAGAAAAATATTGGCGGAAAGGAAACTATATTAAATTCTGAGTTAGCCAGGTACAGCAAATTAGAGGATCAATTACTTCAAATTGAATTAGATGAAAAAATAATTGAGGAAATACAAAATAAAATCAATGCTAAAAAGAGCATAGATATTTATGAATTAATTTCATTGATTTCAGGAACAGAATATGAAGATTTAATTAAGGAAATTACTCAATCTATCCAAAAGTTATTGCTTGAAAAAGAAAATATGCTTTACAGTGTAACTCCAAATTCAAAGCAAATTGAACAAATCAACTATCAAATAGAGAATCAACGTAAGTTGTTAATTGAAAGCTTAAACTCTGTAAAAATAAAATACAGAACCAAGTATAAAAATTTACTTGAAAAATCAAGTTCTTATAAATCAAAATTCAACCAAAATCCTGAAGATGAAGTGGAATTTTCCAGATTAACTCGTTTATATAGCATTAATGAAAAGTATTATACTTTACTTTTAGAGAAAAAAACAGAATACTCTATTTCAAAAGCCAGTGCCGTTAGTAAAAACGTAATATTAGAAAAAGCACAGGGTAATGGAGTGAAAATTTCTCCAAGCACTAGAAATACAATTCTTATTTCTTTTTTATCCGGTTTATTACTAAGTGCTGCGTTGCTGTTTATTCGTTATATATTTCATGATAAAATTTATACGCTTTCAGATATTACCAAATATTCATCCGGTAATGTTGCTTTGTTAGGTATAGTTCCAAAGTATCCAAATAATATCCCGGTGTCTCAGTTAATTGTAGATAAAAATCCGAAAGCCTTAATCAGTGAAGCTTTCCGTACCATTCGAACCAATTTAGGTTTTATAAGTAATACTGCGGGATCTAAAATCATTTCTATCACATCAACTATCAGTGGAGAAGGTAAAACCTTTGTGGCCATAAATATTGCCGGTATATTGGCCTTTACCGGAAAAAAGGTAATCATTATTGATTTGGATATGCGGAAACCAAAAATTCATAAAGGATTTGGTGTAACCAACAATATTGGCATGAGTACCATTTTAACCAATACCTCTTCTATTGAAGAGTGTTATAACTTAAGTCCAATGGAAAATTTGAAATTTATTACGGCGGGTCCTTCGCCTCCAAATCCTTCCGAATTAATTATGAGTAGCAAACTGAATGAAGTAATTGAGTACTTAAAAAAAGAGTTTGATTACATTGTAATTGATAATGCTCCTATTGGCTTGGTAACTGATGGTATTGTTACTATTCAAAAAGCTGATTTCCCGATTTATGTATTTCGTGCAGGATATTCTAAAAAAATGTTTACTCAAATACTAGATAAGCTGAAAAATGAAAGTAAAATAAAAAATTTGAGCGTGGTATTAAATGATGTGGATATAAGCAGAAAAATTTATAGCTATAACTATGGTTATGGATATGGTTATGGCTATGGAGGAGGATATGGCGGAGGATATTATACGGATGAAGAAGATTTTAAAAGAAAGTCGAAAAAGAAAAGTTAA
- a CDS encoding FAD-dependent monooxygenase codes for MGKNVTIVGAGLVGSLLSIYLAKRGYKVNIYERRNDMRKVIMSAGKSINLALSDRGWKGLEGVGIADDIKKIAIPMYGRFIHHKDSTTAFQPYGKKEQAIYSVSRAEINMRLMDLAEKQENVKIHFSKKCNHVDLVNLSATFEDIETKEIDYVNPDLIFGADGAFSATRLNMQLGTDRFEYKQHYIEAGYKELIIPPGKGGKFLLEKNALHIWPRGSFMMIALPNLDGDFTCTLFLPFHGEKSFDKLKTKDDVKKFFDEEFPDAVPLMPTLLDDFFINPVSSLVTVKCFPWTFNNKTALIGDAAHAVVPFYGQGMNCGFEDCVVLNQLIDVYKEDWTKIMPKYEELRKPDADAIADLAIANFVEMRDKTGDPIFLLQKKIEAKFSEKYPDKWIPLYSMVTYSPHIRYSDAQKEGFKQQAIMDKIMALPEIEKKWDSTEVEEKILSFL; via the coding sequence ATGGGCAAAAATGTCACAATTGTAGGAGCAGGACTAGTAGGATCTTTACTATCCATTTACTTAGCCAAAAGAGGTTATAAGGTAAATATTTACGAGCGAAGAAATGATATGCGTAAAGTGATTATGAGTGCAGGAAAATCAATTAATCTTGCGCTAAGCGACCGAGGATGGAAAGGCCTTGAAGGTGTAGGAATAGCTGATGATATTAAAAAAATTGCAATTCCGATGTACGGCAGATTTATTCACCATAAGGATAGCACTACAGCATTTCAACCTTACGGTAAAAAAGAACAAGCCATTTATTCAGTATCAAGAGCAGAAATAAATATGCGATTGATGGATTTAGCGGAAAAACAAGAAAATGTAAAAATTCATTTTAGCAAAAAATGTAATCATGTAGATTTAGTGAATCTAAGCGCAACTTTTGAAGATATTGAAACCAAAGAAATAGATTATGTGAATCCGGATTTAATTTTCGGAGCCGACGGTGCATTTTCAGCCACTCGATTAAATATGCAATTAGGCACAGATCGTTTCGAGTATAAACAACATTATATTGAAGCGGGTTATAAAGAATTAATTATTCCGCCCGGAAAAGGCGGTAAATTTTTATTAGAAAAAAATGCTTTGCATATTTGGCCCAGAGGCAGTTTTATGATGATTGCACTTCCAAACTTAGATGGTGATTTTACCTGTACCTTATTTCTTCCATTTCATGGTGAAAAATCATTCGATAAATTAAAAACCAAAGATGATGTAAAAAAATTCTTTGATGAAGAATTTCCGGATGCTGTACCTTTGATGCCAACTTTGCTGGATGATTTTTTCATCAATCCGGTTTCTTCTTTAGTTACCGTAAAATGTTTTCCTTGGACCTTTAACAACAAAACAGCATTGATTGGAGATGCAGCGCATGCGGTTGTGCCTTTTTACGGACAAGGCATGAATTGCGGATTTGAAGATTGCGTTGTTCTTAATCAGTTGATTGATGTTTATAAAGAAGACTGGACTAAGATTATGCCTAAATATGAAGAATTGAGAAAACCGGATGCAGATGCTATTGCCGATTTGGCCATTGCCAATTTTGTGGAAATGCGTGATAAAACCGGAGATCCGATTTTCCTTTTACAGAAAAAAATTGAAGCTAAATTCTCAGAAAAGTACCCGGATAAATGGATTCCCTTATACAGCATGGTTACTTATAGCCCTCATATCCGATATAGTGATGCACAAAAAGAAGGCTTTAAGCAACAAGCAATAATGGATAAGATAATGGCTTTACCGGAAATCGAAAAAAAGTGGGATAGCACGGAGGTTGAAGAAAAAATACTTTCCTTTCTTTAA
- a CDS encoding glycosyltransferase family 9 protein, protein MHAKFPTAKISILVRKGNETLFNAHPFLNEVIVWDKSNNKYSNLFKICTAIRKKAFDCVINCHRFASSGFLTAFSGAKHKAGYKQTPFSYLFNTTIKHVIGNGRHEIERYNDLVYDFAAGNPFLPKLYPSDKDFFNIKNFIDNEFVCIFPASVWFTKQLPESKWIELVNNFSKTEKVYILGAKNDFAMGENIKNKCSQYPVINLCGQLSLLESAALMKSAKMNYVNDSAPLHLASALGAKVTAYFCSTVPEFGFGPLSDNAIIKEVKNLSCRPCGLHGHQTCPKGHFKCGIEMAV, encoded by the coding sequence ATGCACGCTAAATTTCCAACTGCTAAAATCAGCATATTGGTTCGAAAAGGGAACGAAACACTTTTTAATGCTCATCCATTTTTGAACGAGGTAATTGTGTGGGATAAATCTAATAACAAGTATTCCAATTTATTCAAGATTTGTACAGCGATAAGAAAAAAGGCCTTTGATTGTGTAATTAATTGCCATCGCTTTGCCAGTTCTGGTTTTTTAACTGCATTTTCAGGTGCTAAACATAAGGCAGGGTATAAGCAAACTCCTTTTTCATATTTATTCAATACAACTATTAAACATGTGATAGGAAATGGGAGGCACGAAATTGAGCGTTATAATGATTTGGTATATGATTTTGCGGCAGGTAATCCATTTCTCCCAAAATTATATCCCAGTGATAAAGATTTTTTTAATATTAAAAACTTTATAGATAACGAATTTGTTTGCATTTTTCCCGCTTCTGTTTGGTTTACAAAACAATTACCGGAATCAAAATGGATTGAACTCGTAAATAATTTTTCAAAAACAGAGAAAGTGTATATACTTGGCGCAAAAAATGATTTTGCAATGGGAGAAAATATTAAAAATAAGTGTTCTCAATATCCCGTAATCAATTTATGTGGTCAGTTAAGTTTACTTGAATCTGCTGCATTAATGAAAAGTGCTAAAATGAATTATGTAAACGATAGCGCTCCCTTACACTTGGCTTCGGCTTTGGGTGCAAAAGTTACAGCCTATTTTTGTTCAACTGTACCTGAATTTGGATTTGGTCCACTAAGCGATAACGCAATAATAAAAGAGGTCAAGAATTTATCTTGTCGTCCCTGCGGATTACACGGACATCAAACTTGTCCTAAAGGTCATTTCAAATGTGGAATTGAGATGGCGGTATGA